One stretch of Hevea brasiliensis isolate MT/VB/25A 57/8 chromosome 12, ASM3005281v1, whole genome shotgun sequence DNA includes these proteins:
- the LOC110637358 gene encoding uncharacterized protein LOC110637358, translated as MAAQVIKGLPYSKGPKKFIKALPLNYSNGFSLHGDAYLIIKLPHSRLLRLFARSMVLALFFVTFFMFRNIFGAFPLISLPQPVVEPETANRYSTSVDLGLLPLLSRDLANEGLLKTGDKAVLLSNDNGNDIDHDDAIDISHILNGNYDIDLISVSDFDRQSTILEESLDFVITYCFPGAQEFIDRTLKVGGIAVVQLNDNPSFLLNKPSNYKIVYLRKFQPTVMAMRKTSYSSNNNLSAQRKLLAYRTEARKAALKNLEDVLLEPPRAASGKSRRYLKKTRYLPDLMGDSLEGYPRRVFIDVGLPEKEGGSGTGWFAKNYPTRNLDFDMYKIETVTEVSSGKEVLQVEEVIGMSGWLRKNVKEEEYVVMKAEAEVVEEMMESKAVRLVDELFLECRPRGHGGKGNNGGRRAYWECLALYGRLRDEGVAVHQWWGRKLWRIVTGDITTPTKENDETDAKFADCLENWDSKNHQIITWFRNISVSSIHIQFADYDSAKEI; from the exons ATGGCAGCCCAAGTTATAAAAGGGTTACCATACTCTAAAGGCCCCAAGAAATTCATCAAGGCCTTGCCCTTGAATTATTCCAATGGCTTTAGTTTGCATGGTGATGCATACTTGATCATCAAACTCCCTCATTCTAGGCTTTTGAGGCTTTTTGCTCGATCTATGGTTTTGGCTTTGTTTTTTGTTACATTCTTTATGTTTCGAAACATTTTTGGTGCTTTTCCATTGATCTCTCTACCACAGCCTGTTGTTGAGCCTGAAACTGCAAACCGATATTCCACATCAGTCGATCttggtctcttgcctttgctTTCCCGTGATTTAGCAAATGAAGGCCTCCTTAAAACAGGCGATAAAGCTGTACTTTTAAGCAATGACAATGGCAATGATATTGATCATGACGATGCCATTGATATTTCTCATATCCTAAATGGCAATTACGATATTGATCTAATCTCGGTCTCTGATTTTGATCGACAAAGCACAATTCTTGAAGAATCTCTGGACTTTGTCATCACCTATTGCTTCCCTGGTGCCCAAGAATTCATCGATCGCACCCTCAAAGTGGGAGGCATTGCTGTTGTACAACTAAACGATAATCCTTCGTTTCTATTAAATAAGCCATCCAATTACAAAATAGTTTATCTCAGGAAATTTCAACCAACGGTGATGGCCATGAGGAAAACAAGCTATAGTAGTAATAATAATCTCAGCGCACAAAGGAAGCTCCTTGCATATAGAACTGAGGCACGAAAGGCTGCACTAAAGAACCTGGAAGATGTGCTCTTAGAACCCCCACGAGCAGCTTCAGGCAAGTCAAGACGATACTTGAAAAAGACAAGGTATCTGCCTGATTTAATGGGCGATTCACTGGAGGGCTATCCACGTCGCGTGTTCATCGACGTGGGGTTGCCAGAGAAAGAAGGAGGAAGTGGCACTGGGTGGTTTGCGAAGAATTACCCGACCAGAAATCTTGATTTCGATATGTACAAGATTGAGACAGTAACGGAGGTGTCATCAGGGAAGGAGGTGCTACAGGTGGAAGAGGTAATTGGGATGTCGGGTTGGTTGAGGAAGAATGTGAAGGAGGAAGAATATGTAGTGATGAAGGCTGAGGCAGAAGTGGTAGAGGAGATGATGGAGAGCAAGGCAGTAAGGTTGGTTGACGAGCTTTTCCTGGAGTGCAGGCCGCGAGGACACGGAGGAAAGGGGAATAATGGAGGCAGAAGGGCTTATTGGGAGTGCTTGGCTTTGTATGGAAGGTTAAGGGATGAGGGTGTTGCGGTGCATCAATGGTGGG gtcgcaagctttggcgtattgttaccggagatatcactacACCGACAAAagagaacgatgaaactgatgcaaaatttgctgactGTCTTGAgaattgggatagtaaaaatcatcagattATCACATGGTTTCGCAATATCTCTGTCTCGTCCATTCACATCCAATTTGCTgattatgactctgcaaaagaaatttga